The Flavobacterium faecale genomic sequence ATTTATAAACAACTTTACAATACTGTTAATTACGGCTACTTAAACCCAATACAACGAACCACTTACAATGAATGGGAAAAAGTTTTATCTTCTGTTCAGGTACCGCCAATAATCACACAATTCAAATCTAATTCTAAGCAAATATTACTAGGAAATGAATTGACTTTGGAATGGGAAATACAAAATTCAACTAGCGTTAAAATTGATAACGGTATTGGAATTGTAAAGTCATCGGATGTTATATCCATAAAGCCAAGCAAAAACACTATTTATAAATTAATGGCTAAAAATGCCTTTGATAAAATAGAGCAAACCTTAGAAATAGAAGTTTTACCACCTCCAAAGATTGTAGAATTCAAAAGCAAGCATCAAAAAATAGGCTATGGAAACACTACACAATTGGTATGGAATATCGAAAATGCTCAAAATGTAGAATTAAATATAGGTGGCAAAACAGAGATTTTGACAAATAAAGATGAAAGAAATATAAACCCAACAGAGCATACAAAATATGTTCTAATTATTACCGCTTTAGATGGTATCACTAAAACTGAAAAAGAAGTTACCGTTAAGGTTTTCAAAAAAATTGAAATAAAGAGTTTTACTTCAGATTTTATATTTGTTGTCCAATCCATCCCAATAACTCTGACTTGGGAGGTAGAAAATGCTAGCAAAATTATTATTGAAGATGATTTTGGCAAACAAAGAGATGTTTCCAATAGTTCAAATTTAATTGAACATATAAAAAAAGATTGTACATATAGAATTCGATGTTCGAACGATTTATTTAATGCTGTATCTGAAAAAATTTCAATCAATCTTGTACAAAACAAATATGAATTAGATCTTAACGGGCTCGTACCACGATTTGACCAAATTCTTCCAGATATTGGGAAAGCAATAAACCTAGACCGCGATTTTATACCATCACTCGACTACGAAAAAGTATTAAACATTCAAACTATTGACTGTAATCTAAGCATAGATTTAAGCAACGGAGAAATAGAAACGAAGATTGCTAAAAAAATAACGAAACCAAAAATCATTAAAATAATTGTAGAGAAATTAAAATCCTATATACAAACATCCTAACTATGAGAGATTTTTTTATTTGGTGCAGTGGAGCAAGTGTAGAAATTGTAAAAAAATGCGATGACAAAGAAATTAGTAAATATGCCAATATCGGTATCGTCGTTTTTTGTGTAGCCTTTCTATCAATCTTTTCAGCAACTTACTTTTTATCATTTGCCTTCAATACCGAAGGTACTAATTTTGTATGGCTATATTTACCAATTGGCATCATTTGGGCTTTTATAATTTTGTCGTTAGACAGGGCAATTGTTTCAACAATCAGTAAAAATGACAGTTTTAATATTCAAATTTTAAAATCAATTCCTAGAGTTGCTTTAGCATTAATGATTGGAATTGTTGTAGCTACTCCACTTGAGTTCAAGATATTCGAAAAAGAAGTCAATAACGTTATAATTAGCAAAGTTGAAAAAATTGTCAAAAAAGATTTTGAAAAAGATTTCCAAGGAAAACTAAAACTTTGGGAAACTAAAGTAAACGATGAGGAAAAATCGTATTCTGAAGATAAGAGAACCTATGAAGATGAAATTACAGGTAAAAAATCAGGGATTCCAGGTAAAGGCAAACGTGCAGATGAATATATGCGGAACGAACTTAATAGTTTATCTAAACTAAATATAGCAAAAGATAGTCTAACACAAATACGTCAAACAATAGTTGAGGCAGACCAAAATATTTCTTGGCCAGATGAGATAGATAAATATAAATCAAAAAATATAGGCGTTATTGAAAGAGTAAATGTATTATATTCTTTAGGCGGAACACATTTAGCTATTACTATTTTATTTATTTTGATAGAATTACTTCCCTTGCTTACAAAGCTATTGAGCAATAGAGGTGGCTATGATGAATTAATTATTTCAGAGGAGAGAAACAAGCTGCATCAGGCAGATGTTAATCAGCTTAAAGAAAGTGAACTAAAAGAAGAAATATTATCTTTAGAAAACAAAAAACATACTCAAAAAGCCAAACTTAGAGTTCAAATCGAACAAAACTTACAAAAAGAAATTTTGACAGAGTTGTCAAAAGCTCAAAATGAGATTGCTTTAAAGCGTGTAGAAGAATTTAGACAGAAAAATCTAAATAATTTGAACTTACCGACAATTCAACAACCTGTGAACAAAGAAAAATTAGAAGACAAGTTCTGGTTACAAATAGGCACAACAGATAAAATTGAATATTTTTTTAGAAATGGAAAATTAAGGGATAATGAATTACTTTATAGCAAAGATGGTACAGTCAGTAAAGGATTATGGAACTTTAATCAAACAAAGACCGAATTATCTATCGAACTAGAAAATAATAAAACTGATTTTGAAATAGTTGAAATACTAACAAACAAATTGAAATTAAAAGATAAAGACCGAAATGATTTTTTAGAGTTTGAAAAGGCATGACAATTGACAACTCATTTGTTTTTTTTTCTGCCAGCGCGTAATACTTTTAAAAATTCAAAAAATCTTTTAAGTCAACACCCTGCTACCGCGCGAATCCTTTCGTGTAGTTCGTAGAAACAAAAATTTACTGATACCGAAAAACGTACTTCGCCCCAAGTTTGGAAGAAGCGTGATTAAGTAACGTGAAATTAAGATAACAAAATTAGATCATGTTTATTAGCGAGACGTTCGAGCAACCTATTAAATAAGCAATCACAAAAAAAATTGGGCGGAAACCGAAAAGCCAACGAGTAGGTGAATAATAAAAAAAGAACATATGTTATTAGCAATTTTAATTCCTTGGTTATCATTTTTTATAAATGGTAAAATCATTCGTGGCATCGTTTGCCTTATTTTACAAATTACAATAATTGGTTGGATTCCTGCGGCAATATGGGCGCTTAGTTCAAGAAATAGTAGTAAAATGGACAAAAAATTAAAGCAAATGGAAAAGAAAATAATCGCTTCCAATATTTCAAACTCTAAAGGCTAAAAACTGGATGGACATCAACTAGCAAAGAAATCATAATTGGTAGTTTTAGTTTCAATAGTTTCTTCGCTGGCAACAGCGTTATCTTTTTTTAATTTTGAATTAATCCATCAGAGAAAGGAATACTTCCCCTGCTACCGCACGAATCCTTTCGTGTGCTCCGTGAATGGAAAGGTGGATTCAATTAACAAATGCAACCTTATGCACATTGTTTAAGTTTTTGCTCAAAAATTTCATTTGGACTTTTAAAACCAAATCTTTTTCTGGGTCTGTTATTTAATTTATTTGTTACTCTTAAAACCTCTTCTTCTGTTATTAAATCAAAGTTATATTTTTTTGGAAAATATTGTCTTACTAAACCATTTAAATTTTCATTAGCACCTCTTTCCCAACTACAATATGGGTTGGCAAAGAAGTATGAGATTTCTAATATTTCAGATACTTTTTTATGGTTAGCGAACTCTTTCCCATTATCAGATGTAATGGTGTGCAAAATGGGCTTCCAATCCATTAATAATTCAATTAATTTCTCCTGAATTTCTTGTGATTCCTTACTGTTTATTTTAGCCATTTTAAGCACACCTGATGCTCTGTCATTTATTGTTAACAAAGCTCCTTTGTGATTTTTACCTATTACCAAATCAATTTCTAAATCCCCAATTCTTTGCTTTTCTTCTACAACCAACGGCCTGTTTTCAATACCAACTCTATCTTTAATAATACCTCTTGAGCCTTTTAAAGCCCCTCTTTTAGCATATCGCTTTCCTTTTGTGCGTAGGTGCTTATAATGTTGTCCGCCTTTCTTTTTGTCGCTCCAAATGAATTGATAAATTGTTTCAATCGAAACACATTCAAAGTTTTTATCACTGCAATATCCTACTATTTGTTCAGGACTGAAATCTTCTTCTAAAAGATGAATAACACGTGCTTTTATCTGTTCAGTAAAGCGTATTTTCTTAGCTTTTTCATGCTGTCGAATACTGGCCTTACTTTGGGCTAATTTAGCTTTATAAACATTATTTCTTTGATCGGAATTTCTGGATAGCTCTCTTGAAATTACAGATTTATCTCTACCTATAAACCCTCCAATTTTACTCATTGAAAATCCTTGTGAACGAAGTGTAGCAATTTCGTATCTTTGTTCAATCGTTAAATGTGACATCTTTTTTTTGTGCTTAGTAACCCAAAAATAAGAGAAATTTTTTTCGTAGCCTACTGATAAGTCTTGAAGATCTAGATCTTCAAGACTTATCAGTAGGCTTTATTTAAACAAATAAGGAGTGTTGCATTTATCACTTGAATCTAAGAAATAAAAACTTTCTAAAATCAAAAAACATCCTTTCCTTCTTAGCCCAGATAGCAGTGGAAATGATGCACGAAAAAACACTATTATTTTCTTGACCCAAAGAGCAGTCCCGACACTTCGGGAGAAGCTCCTTTGGGACAATGAAAATAAAGTGTTTTGAGAAATCATTGAAACGAATAGCTGGATTAGCTTCAAATAAAAAAAGACTATTTCTTGATATTGTGGCAAAATGTGTAATTTAGTAGCAAAATTACTAGGATGTTTAATTTGTTTAAGGAAAATATACAAATTGCGCTCGGATCGATTCGGACGCAGATTTTGAGAACGGTCTTGACGGTGATTATTATCGCGATCGGAATTACGGCTTTGGTTGGGATTTTGACGGTGGTTTCGGCCCTTGAGAACACGATTTCGACTGACTTTTCGTCGATGGGTGCCAATACTTTTTCGATTAAACAATATGAAAACGAACTCCGCAACCGCCGTGGGGAAACCAGGAAAATTATTAATCCTGTGATTTCGTACCCTGATGCGGTGGCTTTCAAAAATAAATTTCATTTTTCGCTGACCGAAACCTCTTTGTCTTTTAAGGCTACAAGTACTGCCGAAGTGAAATTTGAAACTGAAAAAACAGATCCCGAGATTGCAATTATGGGCGTTGACGAATATTTCTTGATCAACTCTGGCCTTGAGACAAGTTTGGGTCGCAATTTTACTAATTTTGATATTAGCAATAATACGTATTCCTGTATTGTAGGATCTGATTTTGAAAAGGGACTATTGAAGGACGTTAACCCAATTGGAAAAACGATTTCGATTCGTGGTGCGCGTTTCAAGGTAGTCGGCGTCCTGAAAGAAAAAGGTGCTACGTTTGGGAACAACCAAGATTTACGTGTTTTGATTCCGATTCAGTTGGCACGCTCCCTTTTTACAGCTCCAAATATCAATTATACTGTGAGTATTTTGACGCAAAAAAATGAGTTTTTGAATCAAGCCATTGACCACGCTATTAGCACGATGCGCAACATACGCGGGCTCAGTCCTGTGAAGGAAAACAATTTCGGAATTGTACGCTCGGATGATTTGATTAATAAAATCTTAGGTATCACTAAGTATCTCGGACTTGCTTCTTGGGGTATTGGTGTGATTACAATTCTAGGTTCGTCGATTGCATTGATGAATATTATGATTGTTTCGGTGACGGAGCGTACCCGCGAGATAGGTGTACGTAAGGCGCTTGGTGCAAAGAAATCTACTGTTGCTATTCAGTTTTTTATTGAAACTTTACTTATTGGTCAGTTTGGTGGTATAATCGGGATTATTTTGGGTATTTTGATTGGTTTTGGTATCGCAACGGCCATGAAATTTGATTTTGTGATTCCGTGGTTGGCTATCTTTGCGGCTTTTATGACTAGTTTTATTGTGGCTATTATTTCGGGATTGTATCCTGCTATTAAGGCAGCTACGTTGGATCCTATTGAGGCTTTGCGTTACGAGTAAGTTTTTATTAACGCATAGGGTTTATAGGTTTTTCTTTGAACTTAGTTTAGGCGTTTTACTCTCATAGCGAGCATAGATTGGTATCTAGTGAAATACGCTGAGTTTTTTTTTAACACGTAGAATCATAGGACTTTCTTTGAACTTAGAGTAGGCGTTTTACTTGCATAGCCAACATAGAGTGCAATCTAGTGAAATGCGCTGAGTTTTTTTTTAAACACATAGATTCATAGGACTTTCTTTGAGGTTAGTTTAGGCGTCTTACTTGCATAGCGAACATAGAGTGCAATCTAGTGAAATGCGCTGAATCTTTTTTTTAACACATAGAATCATAGGACTTTCTTTGAGCTTAGTTTAGCCGTTTTACTCCCATAGGAAATATAGAATAAAATCTGTGAAAATCTGTGGAATCTGTGTTTAACTTCTTTTTGAAACACGTAGATTCATAGGTTTTACTTTGAGCTTAGTTT encodes the following:
- a CDS encoding protein kinase domain-containing protein yields the protein MKTIQISTSLSTNLLSEFQNVQTIEIENKPFAEGAFGEVYVCLKVNGQKPSVPQVIKLFKEDSQNKQDHNYNTIRKLQQKIDVKNQQLKQNSGKIITDSYPALKGLPQFSFEGNINGKLYRGFASTNLKKIGFEEFIDILDKSYKEYQKISIDKKMLIAFHLASGFKLLQEIFFIHADLKPEAIFINTKSNECAIIDFDSGTITENKDDTPNTWGAPNDWVAPEIWEQLKQIGSGGLQQVKVNLLSDLWSVAVGIHYILTTTHPLFYLNELSPRVTKEYFKKYKWPEIAENEPFFNERNKTQYIPVKNWLQNTLPNSIYKQLYNTVNYGYLNPIQRTTYNEWEKVLSSVQVPPIITQFKSNSKQILLGNELTLEWEIQNSTSVKIDNGIGIVKSSDVISIKPSKNTIYKLMAKNAFDKIEQTLEIEVLPPPKIVEFKSKHQKIGYGNTTQLVWNIENAQNVELNIGGKTEILTNKDERNINPTEHTKYVLIITALDGITKTEKEVTVKVFKKIEIKSFTSDFIFVVQSIPITLTWEVENASKIIIEDDFGKQRDVSNSSNLIEHIKKDCTYRIRCSNDLFNAVSEKISINLVQNKYELDLNGLVPRFDQILPDIGKAINLDRDFIPSLDYEKVLNIQTIDCNLSIDLSNGEIETKIAKKITKPKIIKIIVEKLKSYIQTS
- a CDS encoding DUF4407 domain-containing protein, whose protein sequence is MRDFFIWCSGASVEIVKKCDDKEISKYANIGIVVFCVAFLSIFSATYFLSFAFNTEGTNFVWLYLPIGIIWAFIILSLDRAIVSTISKNDSFNIQILKSIPRVALALMIGIVVATPLEFKIFEKEVNNVIISKVEKIVKKDFEKDFQGKLKLWETKVNDEEKSYSEDKRTYEDEITGKKSGIPGKGKRADEYMRNELNSLSKLNIAKDSLTQIRQTIVEADQNISWPDEIDKYKSKNIGVIERVNVLYSLGGTHLAITILFILIELLPLLTKLLSNRGGYDELIISEERNKLHQADVNQLKESELKEEILSLENKKHTQKAKLRVQIEQNLQKEILTELSKAQNEIALKRVEEFRQKNLNNLNLPTIQQPVNKEKLEDKFWLQIGTTDKIEYFFRNGKLRDNELLYSKDGTVSKGLWNFNQTKTELSIELENNKTDFEIVEILTNKLKLKDKDRNDFLEFEKA
- a CDS encoding YqaE/Pmp3 family membrane protein, translating into MLLAILIPWLSFFINGKIIRGIVCLILQITIIGWIPAAIWALSSRNSSKMDKKLKQMEKKIIASNISNSKG
- a CDS encoding IS30 family transposase, which produces MSHLTIEQRYEIATLRSQGFSMSKIGGFIGRDKSVISRELSRNSDQRNNVYKAKLAQSKASIRQHEKAKKIRFTEQIKARVIHLLEEDFSPEQIVGYCSDKNFECVSIETIYQFIWSDKKKGGQHYKHLRTKGKRYAKRGALKGSRGIIKDRVGIENRPLVVEEKQRIGDLEIDLVIGKNHKGALLTINDRASGVLKMAKINSKESQEIQEKLIELLMDWKPILHTITSDNGKEFANHKKVSEILEISYFFANPYCSWERGANENLNGLVRQYFPKKYNFDLITEEEVLRVTNKLNNRPRKRFGFKSPNEIFEQKLKQCA
- a CDS encoding ABC transporter permease, encoding MFNLFKENIQIALGSIRTQILRTVLTVIIIAIGITALVGILTVVSALENTISTDFSSMGANTFSIKQYENELRNRRGETRKIINPVISYPDAVAFKNKFHFSLTETSLSFKATSTAEVKFETEKTDPEIAIMGVDEYFLINSGLETSLGRNFTNFDISNNTYSCIVGSDFEKGLLKDVNPIGKTISIRGARFKVVGVLKEKGATFGNNQDLRVLIPIQLARSLFTAPNINYTVSILTQKNEFLNQAIDHAISTMRNIRGLSPVKENNFGIVRSDDLINKILGITKYLGLASWGIGVITILGSSIALMNIMIVSVTERTREIGVRKALGAKKSTVAIQFFIETLLIGQFGGIIGIILGILIGFGIATAMKFDFVIPWLAIFAAFMTSFIVAIISGLYPAIKAATLDPIEALRYE